The region CACAAGTAAAGCTCTAGGCAggaggaaacaacatcagtaagtgtaATGAGTTGCAGTAGTCAATATGTGATAATACAAGCAAACTGGGTATCTGGAATACAGAACAAAAATTTGTGATCTAAGCCAAATAATCTCCAAACCTTTTATTAGTGTAATGAGGAAACAGACTAAACAAGTCCATGATATTACTTGTCGGACAAGCTTCTGGTGATGAGATACTCTGAATAAAATGGCTGAATGCtaaatgccatatttttgtgAAAACCCTGAAATTAGAGCTGAAAATCTACACTTCAGTCACATCTTgatacagtgtctataaaagtgttcacccctttagatgttttacccttttatgattatataaatcaattatagtcagtataatttggcttttttgacaaatcaATTACAAAAAACCCCTCTGTCATCAAAgttaaacagatttctacaaagttatgtcaatagataaaaataagtaaGAACATAAATATTCTTGCTTAAGTGAtcaaattcaacagaggtccagccaattggtgctggtagtctaaaaaaaagaggagtgaaatggggatcacctaagTGCGGTGAATGtgtcaagtgattgtagtataaagacacctgtgtctggaaggtccagtcactggttactcagtattcctggctaccattacactatgaagacaaaagaacaaaccaagcaactcagagaaaggttagtaaagggtaaaatgaattttGCAAAATAGAGGAAAGTCTTgtaggacaatcttattcagtctgcaagagaactaaggcttgggagaagatttcttttccagTAAGTGAGTGACCCGAAGCTATCTgcgaaagctacacaaaaatgttttaaagacatctATTTTCACCATGGCATTTAAGAggttttcttttacatttttttaatcaaaaataccAATTTGTATTGACCaggactgatttataaaatcgataacagggtaaaacaagggagtgaatgctttttatagacactgtagtTTCATTTCATTCCAGTGTGGtagtaaatagaaataaaatgacaaaaatgtgtcaaaagccAAATTCTTAGGAACCTCAATTTATATCTACAGTGGTTGAGGATCTTTGTTCATACACCACCAGGATGAAAGTTCACAAAATTGTAAGCATGTCTGTGCTTGTGACAATTATGCTGCCATTTGCAAAGTGAACAGAAAGAAATTCTTCGTCAAATTTTAGGTGAGTGATAATTAGCTTGTCAGTCACTGTTCTGGCATAGTCATGTCAGGTAAACATCAGTCAtagttacctccgccaaggaggttatgtgattgggtgggtttggttgtttgtttgtttgttagcaacataactcaaaaagtcatggacggatttttattacattttcaagaaatgtcagaaatggcataaggaagaactgatttgattttgggactgatccggatcaccgtctggatccaggaatttttcttaaaggattctttactattgggagatagggctaatggcggaggtctgcactgttaccactttacaccaggagatggcggacatgagtaacttcaatcccagcagcattttttggtgtgtttctattcaaagttagggttggagtttatagagtttgaaagacacaagCCCTGTCGAGGAGACttaacaaagagaaagacagcgaattgtagggagaatactcacaatgctgggaggaatagagaaatattcaccctctagcatgactttcagtcgtccggtgagaccatgggtgcttccgccatgacaatccacacgtagcgaagccaatgctttgcctcaccgtgtctccaccccaccagggagggagtaatcggcgaattagattgtGGGAGtggtctggatccaggaatgttttgaaaggatttttcactactgggagatagggatggtggcagaggtctgcgctctctgagagcttttctagtttggTCAAGTTAACACAATAACTGATGGCAGGATTAGAGAAGTCTAGTGCTGCTGTAATCTACAGAGAAAGCAGAGCATCCATCCAAGACCtctcaacattttatttttactgaccTTAGAGGCACTAAAAATACCAATCCTCTGGGAATCAGAGGATTTGCAGGTATACAGGGGTTCACCAAGTCAGGATGCATATAAGGATGATGTACTGTAAGTGGAGTGAGTTCTGTTTAAGTACCTGCTACATCATTGCTTAGAGCAGCTCTGCAAACAGTTAGATACCTTTGTAGCAAGGTCGTAGGTGTAGTTTCCTTGCGTTGCTGTGAGGTTTACAGTGAGCACAGTTTTAGGCATGTGTAtggtgaccatcaggttctccACCACCTTCCCCATCGTCTGCTTGGGTCCGATGGTGATGTCCAGGCGGCCTGAAGGTCCCGATTCAAAGAAGCTGATGCTCTGCTTCACCCACACTGGGATGGCCACGAGACTGAGGATGGAAACACAATAAACAGACGGATTCAGACGATGGGCAGCAATCAGTTAACAAGGTAACAAGTATGGATTGTGAACTCGTAAAGCAGAATGGTTTAAGAGTAAAACTCCCACCAAACAGCAGGACAAAGATTTGATTGTTCATTGAGGAGGCTGATAACAgtaccacatttttgcaactcatCAAATCCATCCACAGGTCATGCTTGCAGAAATCTCCTACATACCGTATCTAATCCATTTCCTTCATAAGGAAGAACAGATCTTCTAAATTCTTCCTGAGCAACACTTAAGGCTGTGCTTACTTTTGAGAGCTGACATGATAGTTCATGAGTGTGAAGTTTCCATCAGGTGGGATGAAGGAAAGGACACGCTCTGACTCCCAACGCTTGAACCGAACACACGGGTGGAAACTCACATCATCGAGAAGACGAGGATTCTGTTaccagaaacaataaaaaagcagGTTCAGTGTATGCCATAAGGGTTGTTGCAATGCCAGAATGTTAAACATTGAAATGATGctagtgaaaaacaaaatacaaagacAACTTAATAAGTCCTTGACACCTAACATTGGGTAATTTCTCACTATTATTAAcaaaaaatgcaagcaaactCCTGTATGGTGTCAAAATTCTacaatttgaaaacatttggttCCAAAATGCGGGAAAAATAgtatcaaaatatcaaaaattatGTCTTCTCCATAAAGCACTTGTAAGAAATTAACTCACCATGAAAGACAGAGTGAGGTCAGGCATCCCAGTGAGCCTCACACAAGCTTCAATTACACCCTGGATCTCTGCGCATACTGTTGAACCTGAAAGAGTAAAGGGGATGAGAAAGTCTTTACAGAGTACAGATATCCAAGAGCATGTAAGAAAAACCTTCTTTAGATGCATATTTTCTCCAGAGAGATCCAACAAGTAGCTGGTTGTACCTGATTTGTCCAGAATAGCGTCTATTTCTTCGATTACATCAAAATATGCCTCATTATTGGTGTATTTCACACCAGCTCGCCTCCATGGGACATTGGACAATTGGCCTGTGGGTAGCGTATCTCCAACGTTACTGGCTCctataaaacatacaaaacagaTTTCTCTTTCAGAAGTAAGCAGAGAGTGAGGGGTGCAGGTCAAACTGAGGTTAAATCACAGAGCCAGGGAGACAACAGTTTACCTGTTAGCGTGTTGACAACTGTTCTCAGGATGGTGGGAGGCCTGATCATCTCTTTCAGGACATTAGACTCTGTTGCCAGAGGAAAGCCATTGTCCAGCATCTCTTCCAGCAGCTCGTAGACTGTCACCACATTGTCCTTGATTACACCTTCTGAGCACTCTCCAAAGTAGTCCTGTTGACAGAagcatttgttttttgtaactGATGCAACACTTGGACTAAGAAATGTCAATAGAACTGCATCTTTTAGCACTTTAACCTCAAACcctttcctgtttgttttaacatGCCGTGGTTGTGAGCAACTACTACATTTCCTCTGTGAACAGCACTATTATTGAGTACTTTTCaataggggtgggtaaaaatatcgattaatcgatgcattgcaatatttcccccccaattcaatatcaaTTCGGATATTCGAACGGAGGCCACattcaaccaaacaacaacataccataaccatgttatgtgaggtttatcacaatttccaagaggaaagaaatattatttgagtttacatgcacttcactttttcagtgtttatacagaactgtcatggtttttacttttgtattccatatgtacaaataagttattattgtgcaaatgttttattttcagatgttttattgctcaaaaatttgaggtgacttaccaaatatgttcacattggcatgaaaattattattaacaaattgtcaacaggttatttgtgtatttgtacttcttactgaatcgacatcGAAGCATTTAAGTCAATATCGAATTGAATCGATATCGAATCGAATCGCAACCTAGAGAATCAAAATCGAATTGAAttgtgaggttcttaacaatacccagccctactttttAATGAGAGTGAATACAAAAATTAGGCGTTTTTGTAAGAATAATAACCTTTtaagattttaactttttcttttctataaTATGAAAACAATTATGCTATGGAGTATGGTATTAAGGCTACAGCAACTGTTATCTATCCATGACACTAAAATGCATCCTGGGTGATGACAGCATAAAAACATTGTGTTTACATACCCAAGGTTTAATGAGGACATGCTACAATCTGTTCCTCTATTCCAACAACCTTGTAACACACTGCATATAATAAGATACAGCTGTAGTTTTTCCAAGCTTACAAACTACACAGTAAGTGTGGTATTTCCTCCCAGGATGAATTGGCCAAGAAAAAACGGGCATTATCTTTCTTCTTGTCAGAAAGGAAATCAGTTTAATGACAATTAAAATGTCTGCTCTAAAGGTTTTGTCCCATATCATGATGAATTGACACAGTGTTCAGTCCCACCTGAATTGTATCTGCCACCCTGTGCAGGAACTCAATGACAAACAGTGGAGGGACTTCAGTTTGGATGACAGACAGGAAGAAGAGCTTGCCCCTGTATATGGAGATGAGATAGTGGTGTGGGGTCTGCAGCACAGGGGCCACATCCTCAGGGTCCACTGCCTTCTCCTTTGCCTCGAAAAAGTAATCACAGACACTGCGGCCGATGACACTCTTCCAGTGTTTCTCCAGGAAGATGTCTCCCGAGTGATTAATCAGGAACAGACTGTGGATCATCTCAGCTGAAACAATgaggtggttgttgttgttagtaGTGCTCTGTGTTACTGTGTAACTAGGACGGATGGTgaagttttattattattattttaaacgCTCAAATATACATTTATTATGTGATAGTCCGAAGTAAAGAACAAGGGAGTATGCATTTATTAAGGTGTTGTCTGCTTCCAGCATTAACAAATTGCAAATCTGTTTAAGTAACTTCAAACTGTGCGGATGTTACGGTCAAACGAGTGACCGTGCTAACTGGCGACTAACGTCTGAATCTGTGCGTGGTTGTCGTAGTTACAACAGATGTGAGAGACGGAAAAGTGTCCCAAATACctaattgtttttttcactgtaatATAAGTTATTAAGCACTCATGGGAAGAACTAAACGTTGAGGTATTTGCAAGGACAGTACGCTTTCAACAGCTGTTGTAATTACAGCAACCACAAACGCACTCGGccgaaagtcaccagttaacacggtaaCTCGTTAAACCAAAACACTTGAAAACTAAACCATCTGGCTAGCAAGATTGTCAACTTCCGTGGTTTTTACTCTCTAAATCTGAaaccagaaataaaacaaacttgagAAACGTTAGCAGAGGCGGAACAAATAATTAAAAGTTAGGCAGATGTTCAAAGTTTTACCTGCTAAATCCAGATGACTGTGCCAGGAATACAACTTCGTGCCAATATGGCAGGATTGTCTGCTGATGAGGCGCCTGCAGATGTATGCACACGTAAACACAACAAAGTCATAAAAGCAAGGCAAAAATCGGTAATTAAGGCCCAAATACTGTGAACATGGCGCTGGAATATGTAAGGGACAATCAAAATATTCAGCGAGGCAAGTCTTGACTTGATCGATACTTTCAGAGCaaagtttctgactttttaatcaGGCACCATTTACGGGCAGCTAAGACATTGGCTCTGGGTGTTGATACTTGGGATTTTGCTTCCCTGAGTGACGTCTTCAGGGTTTTGGACCGCTTCAATGATACACACATGTACTTTGTGGGGGCAAGGATATAGAACCCACACCAGAAAATTTACAAATAGGAGGAAGAAATATTTTTGGTGTATACATAGTGGCAGCTGCGCACATCcagctaataataataataataataatactaataatgataatgataataatataatCTGAAAGATTAGACAATAAACAACAATCCACAAGTGCATGGTGTGGCGTACACCTCTTTATGATCCCAAAACCATCAGCAAAAGGACCCTAGAGTGTACCAAGCATGGACAGAGTCTCAGTTTCTGAAACGTTGTTTTGAAAGCTCGATGGCAATGGGAAATGCTGACTCAAACTAATGCCATTTCTCAAAGCTTACGTCATCAACTGGAGAACTGTTCCACTGTCAAGGATCCTCAAAATTCTTCAAAAGACTGAGCCCTTCAAACAGAGAAATTCAGGACAAAGCCGATACATTTAGATACAAACATGTGTTGCttagcagccaaggtcaagctcaacagcgtTTCTGTCATATGGGCCTTTTCCCCCTTGATTAAAAAGTCTGAGACTGCCATCTggtttcaggcccttgggacatccacagctcTATCAGAGTTGTACCTTGCTtcttttcaacagattattttccataCCCTTGGTAATGTGCAAAGatatccagagcatgactggggttgtgtcaatccttcttTCTGCCTGGTGGTGTCTTCAGCCATTAAAGGCCTTATTTCAGCCTCAAATTTGGCCctaacatgcctaaaagttctgcacagtactctAGATTTGCCATTTCATTACCCATGGGTTAAGTGCTAAATCAACACAACTAAAAAGTTCCTCACACAACTTTAAGTCTAAAAGTATTTCAGAAATATACATAAACAATATGTAACACAAATAAATGAGTAACATGAGTTTTGATACAATCATAAAGCAAAACCCTCTTGATAGTTTGATAGTTATGATGAATTTGACAGCCCTCCCTGTGTATTAGTTGTAATTTGGGTAATAATTATTGTTTCTGTTCAACATTATATGTATACATGCTCCGTCAACATGACTCAATAaaagtttttcacaaaaaaaaaaaaaaaaagtcacatgaTTGTGAGGATAATGTGCTGGGGAGGTCCAAGCCCTCCAAAATGccccaaaatgtctccacatcAAACAAATTATAGTTTGGTAGATCCATATTGTCATAATGGAACAATTAATCAGTGGATTATTATGTGTTAAAATGGcatacattaaataaaaatgtatgatttgtgGCAAAAGATTGGTTATTGCCCCAATAATGAGCATATACTTTTATTTCTACGATACACCTGGCCTTGAGACGTGAGAATATTTAGACGTGCTGAGTTTGAGTTGTGATGCTCTTCTGACAGGTGCTGAACAAGAGGTATATGGGTGCttatatttcagatttaaataTATATTGTAGTTTGAGAAGGGTCCGGCTGCAGACATTACATCTCCGGCatccactctcacagactgttcatctaaGGCAccatctcagaaaggaagtgccgtAATTTGCTGATGTATTTTCCATTAAAgattcttttttaatcttattattatttcataaatgttatTGATAAAGTCAGGCAGTTAAAATTCATGAAATTGCCATactacaaacattacagactaagcatcATTTCAGAaattaaacagattaaaaaaaaaagttcagggTCTAATCCAGGAATAATTTATGTATAGACCCTTTTTAGAAGTAGTTAGCTTcataagctaaagctaacatagttatgtacttaatgttactacataaaccaatgtagctaagttagctttagcaacgtgagctttagcaatcgtaggtaaagctaacttagcaacatGGGTAACGTATCAAGATAGCTTATACAGCTTgctgctatgttagctacacagCCACTGTAGCTGCGTAGCTCTactatctatagctaagttagctaggTATGTAAGCTTTTGCAAATAGCTAACTCAGACATGTAGATGAAGTAGATACATAGCttcatagctgctttgtgagtttagctgtagctatgttagctacctagctatgttatctacagtTTACTTCGCTTtggcaacgtgagctttagcgaACAAATGAAAAGGTAACTTACCCTTTTAGATAACTTAGAGATTTAGCTTACGTAGGTGCTTTGTAAACTTAACATTAGCTAATTAGTTctgttacctacatagctccattatctacatagcttatgcagctaaagCAGCTACGTACTCACCGctttattaaaagttttatAATTTggtttttgcaggtcaggtttttaacttatGGTATCCTAACTCTTACTTTAACTCTAAATGGAAGTTGAATCCATTTTTAACATCAACGTTTAAGCGTATATTTccgttctgagatatacagtgtctcagatgaacagtagGCTATGTGAGCGAGGCCATCAGAGATCAAAggtcagccagactgtcttggcaGTTTTCTGGCTTTGTAACCCGAAAGACAGGCTTTGGAATATCTTCTCCCCGGATTGGATTTAGTAGAATGGGAAAGGACTCTATATTGCTCTATACCTCGGCCCCCTCAAAACACTAAAACCGCCCCTTCTCACATGGGCTTCAATTTCAGgttgtgttaaaataaaaataattcaacAGATCAGCATACATAGTTGATTTCTTGCACCGTGTGTAGGATGTaactttgttgaaaaatactggCTCGGCTAACAACACTTAAAGTTTTAGCACAAACTGTTCGACGATTGCGTTTCAAACGTTTCCAGAAAACTTTGATTAGATTGTTTTGATGTCTATGAAGGTGTCTTAAGGCCAAGGAGGTGGCAACGGCTGCCTACAAGACAGTACTCAGGGGTAAGACGACCCGACCACTGTTAGCCAACATAACCGCGTTTTCACACCGGTTAAGGTGAAGCAACGTGCCCGGTCAGCTATGGCATCTGAAGAACCTaaagcaaagaaacaaaaactttcggaggaggagaagaagcgGGAGTCTCCGTCCAAAAAGGCTCCTGCCGAACTAAGGTGACCGCAAAAAGCTAGTAGAGTAgtatacatttgtttttgtgtgaagcAGCATGACCCTCCTCTGGGTTGTTTGAAACCTATGTTCGCCAAACCTGTAGTTTACAGATTAAACAGTTATAACGTTGCTTTATGAGTACTTGCATTGGATGGATAGTTGATTTAATGGTAGTGTTTCCTTGGGTTAAATATGTGCATGAACCCACCACTGTGGAGGTCGCCGTTTTTAACGGCCGGTGTAAAGTCCTTTGATGTGGTTATTTTATAACTAGCGTGGTATACATCGGCTAGCGTGTGGCTAGTTGTAAACGCTGGCCAGGTTAGGGATGTTAGGGCTCTACTTCTGACAAATAAACTTATTTAACTGCTGCAAGCATGGTGTTAACGTCCACTACAATGGTGCATTTAGGTGCTCCTCGGAAATGTGATTTTCTTCCAACTTTGGTGTTCACAGGCTTTAAGTCTTACTGCGCAGAAGTAGACGCTGTAAATTTATGTGATAACGATATAAAACccaaaaatgagccaaaacGTTAATATTAAAAggtaagttgttttttttttttaccaccagTATACTATGTAAAGTACAAACACAGCTATTTTCTGTATAAAATAACGCCACGCTGTTCACTGCTCATTTCCAGTTGTTATTTGGCAGGGC is a window of Cheilinus undulatus linkage group 6, ASM1832078v1, whole genome shotgun sequence DNA encoding:
- the ap3m1 gene encoding AP-3 complex subunit mu-1 isoform X1, which produces MTRLISRQSCHIGTKLYSWHSHLDLAAEMIHSLFLINHSGDIFLEKHWKSVIGRSVCDYFFEAKEKAVDPEDVAPVLQTPHHYLISIYRGKLFFLSVIQTEVPPLFVIEFLHRVADTIQDYFGECSEGVIKDNVVTVYELLEEMLDNGFPLATESNVLKEMIRPPTILRTVVNTLTGASNVGDTLPTGQLSNVPWRRAGVKYTNNEAYFDVIEEIDAILDKSGSTVCAEIQGVIEACVRLTGMPDLTLSFMNPRLLDDVSFHPCVRFKRWESERVLSFIPPDGNFTLMNYHVSSQNLVAIPVWVKQSISFFESGPSGRLDITIGPKQTMGKVVENLMVTIHMPKTVLTVNLTATQGNYTYDLATKVVVWDIGKLNPQKLPNLRGSLSLQAGAPKPDDSPTLSIDLKIQQLAISGLKVSRLDMYGEKYKPFKGVKYLTKAGKFQVRT
- the ap3m1 gene encoding AP-3 complex subunit mu-1 isoform X2, which gives rise to MIHSLFLINHSGDIFLEKHWKSVIGRSVCDYFFEAKEKAVDPEDVAPVLQTPHHYLISIYRGKLFFLSVIQTEVPPLFVIEFLHRVADTIQDYFGECSEGVIKDNVVTVYELLEEMLDNGFPLATESNVLKEMIRPPTILRTVVNTLTGASNVGDTLPTGQLSNVPWRRAGVKYTNNEAYFDVIEEIDAILDKSGSTVCAEIQGVIEACVRLTGMPDLTLSFMNPRLLDDVSFHPCVRFKRWESERVLSFIPPDGNFTLMNYHVSSQNLVAIPVWVKQSISFFESGPSGRLDITIGPKQTMGKVVENLMVTIHMPKTVLTVNLTATQGNYTYDLATKVVVWDIGKLNPQKLPNLRGSLSLQAGAPKPDDSPTLSIDLKIQQLAISGLKVSRLDMYGEKYKPFKGVKYLTKAGKFQVRT